A region of the Roseobacter denitrificans OCh 114 genome:
CTTCCAGCGCCTCGCCAAGGGTCGCGCCATTCTGCATCTTCCAGGTGATATAGGCCGCGCCGACTTCGGTGTCGTTCATGGTTTCGATATGGATACCCTCACGCTGCAATTTGCGACGCAGGGAATTGTGATTGGACAACGATCCGTTATGGACAAGGCACTGATCCAAGCCGGTGTTGAACGGGTGCGCACCCAGCGTTGTCACGGCTGATTCTGTCGCCATACGCGTGTGACCGATGCCATGCGTGCCCGTCATCGAAGGGAGGTCGAAACGGGCAGCCACATCTTTGGGCAGACCCACTTCCTTGTAGATCTCAAGCGTGTCGCCAAAGGACATCACGCGCACGTCAGGGGCAACGCTGCGCAGGGATTTGCGCGCGGTATCCGCCAGACCATTCGGGACATGCAGCACGGCGTGCGTGTCGTTGCGCGTCAGGCTGACCGCCGCGCCCAAAGCCGCGCTCAGTTTTTCGGCCAGACCGTCAAAGGCGGTATCAGGCGCGTCGGCCTGAACCGTCAGTTTCGAACGCGCCGAATCTTCGGCACGGTAGATCGCGATCCCGGCACTGTCCGGGCCGCGGTCCGTCATCGTGATCAGCATGTCCGTCAGCAATGCGCCAAGCTTGGGCTCAAGCGCCTTGTCTTTCAAAAATAATCCGACAATTCCGCACATTTCAGCGTCGCTCCATTTTTTTGCTTCTATCCATTTTCAGGCCTTG
Encoded here:
- a CDS encoding class II glutamine amidotransferase → MCGIVGLFLKDKALEPKLGALLTDMLITMTDRGPDSAGIAIYRAEDSARSKLTVQADAPDTAFDGLAEKLSAALGAAVSLTRNDTHAVLHVPNGLADTARKSLRSVAPDVRVMSFGDTLEIYKEVGLPKDVAARFDLPSMTGTHGIGHTRMATESAVTTLGAHPFNTGLDQCLVHNGSLSNHNSLRRKLQREGIHIETMNDTEVGAAYITWKMQNGATLGEALEASLDDLDGFFNFVVGTKDGFGVVRDPIACKPAVMAETDQYVAFGSEYRALVNLPGIDDARVWEPEPATVYFWSHDTAPVSKKEVA